The candidate division KSB1 bacterium genome segment CCGCGGTCACCAATGCCGATGCCTCGCAGAAAGCGGCATTGCTGGCTTCCGGCATCGCCGTGGCGATGAACACCACCGCCTTCGGCCTGATCGTCGCCATTCCCACCCTGATTTTTTACTCGATGCTGAATGAGCGCATTTCCGCCATCACCGACGAGATCAATGAAAATACCGCGCGCATCTTTCAACGTTTGAGCCGCACCAGGATCACGAAATGAATCTCAAAGCAGCCCTGGGTGGCCGGCGCAAACCCGCCGGCGACCTCGACATCATGCCGGTGATGAATCTCTTTCTCATCCTGGTGCCCTTCCTGCTGGTGACCGCGAGTTTTGTCGAGCTCGCCGTGCTGGATATTTCCCTGCCGGAGATGCGGTCCGGCAACCGCCAGGCGCAGGCGCCACAACAGGCGCAGGAGCACAAACCCGCGGTGTTGAATCTGCTGGCGATTCGTGAAAACGGCATCGAGTTGAAAAGTCCGACTTTTACCTTCGGTCTGATCCCACGCCGGCAGGAGGGCTATGACTACGACCTGCTGAAGTCCTATCTCACCCAGGTCAAACAGAAGTTTCCGGAAGCAGTGGACGTGGTGATCGCGCCGGAGGACAACATCCGCTATCAAGTGGTGATCGATGTCATGGACCGCTGCCGCGAGGCCGGTTTCCCCAACGTTTCAATCTCAGGTTGAAATATGTTACAATCAGGAGCTTCCGCCGACGGTTTGAAAAAAGTGGGCCGCCGCAAACGCGAACTGAATATGTCGCTGCGGCTCACCTCGATGATGGA includes the following:
- a CDS encoding biopolymer transporter ExbD — its product is MNLKAALGGRRKPAGDLDIMPVMNLFLILVPFLLVTASFVELAVLDISLPEMRSGNRQAQAPQQAQEHKPAVLNLLAIRENGIELKSPTFTFGLIPRRQEGYDYDLLKSYLTQVKQKFPEAVDVVIAPEDNIRYQVVIDVMDRCREAGFPNVSISG